The nucleotide sequence ACGCCCTGACGACGGTATATTCGCCAGAACTAGAAGTCATGCGTACCTATAAATTTACGCGAAAATTTACGAGCAATGCTGACCGAAGTATTATTGCTCATCAAAATACCTATTATTTACCAGATGGCACAGTCAATGAAAAAAGCTGGACAATTGAAAAGCAAAGCTGTAACCTGAGCGATGGAGTTTGTCATCCAGAAGGTCAAAAGATGAGAGCCATTGGTTTTGGTAATCAAACCAGCATTTGGGTTTCTAAAAATATTGATGATGAGTCAAATTTGGGTTCGGAAGTTTTTTTAAAACACGATAACTGGCGCTATGGTCTGCTGACGATTTATAAAAATGGAAATTTAGATAGATTCGTAATTATTAAAGAAAATACTCAAAATTTTCCGGACACAGTGGCAGAAAATACTATTACTAATTTAGAGGGTAAATGGCATCTAGAACGAACAAAAGTTCAGCCAAATTTAGAATACTTTACAGAAACATTTTCCCATCAAGAAATCGACATAAATTCATCAGTCGCCATCAATACTAACTTTTTTCTGCCGGAAAAAGTTCTGATAAATCTGCCTAAAGTTGTTCCTATCGATCAAGCCTTTGAAATCACGGTCGGGCAACAAACCGGAGAAAATTTATATAGACAAATTAAAATTCAATATGATTCAACCGGTCAATTAAGCGGCTTAATTTCAGAAGTTTACACTTTAGAAAATTAAATAGAAAATTGTCAGGCGGGGATAGCGGCAGGGGATTTGGTCCTGTACATTGAGCAAATTGGTATTATTATGTCCTAACAGGGTATGATCAACCACAGCAGTTTTTATGGGGTATGGTGTGGCTAACGATAAAAAAACCTCTCGTTCCCTTGCCGGTATCGCTGGAATTGTTGCAGTAGCGACACTGATCAGTAAAATTTTTGGATTAGTGCGTGAACAGGCGATCGCGGCCGCCTTTGGTATTGGCCCAGTCGTTAATGCTTACGCCTTTGCTTATGTCGTTCCGGGTTTTCTCCTCATCTTGTTAGGGGGAATAAATGGTCCCTTTCACAGCGCGTTAATAAGCGTTTTAGCCAAACGAGACAAAGAAGAAGCCGCCCCATTAGTAGAAACAGTTACCACCCTAGTGAGTGGGTTTTTACTGCTGGTGACCATTATTTTAATTGTCTGGGCAGATGTTTGTATTGATCTGTTAGCACCCGGTTTAACCGCAGACGTAAGGGCGATGGCCATTCAACAATTGCAAATTATGGCCCCATTAGCCTTATTAGCCGGATTAATTGGTATCGGGTTTGGAACCCTCAACGCCGCCGATCAATATTGGTTACCCGGCATAAGTCCACTATTTTCTAGTTTAGCGGTCATTGTCGGCTTAGGTATTTTATTCTGGGTGTTGGGAGATCAAATTAATGCACCTCAATACATCCATCTAGGCTCAATGGTTTTAGCCGGAGGCACATTATTAGGCGCTATTTTACAATGGTTAGCTCAGTTATGGGCCCAGTGGCAAGCAGGAATGGGCACTTTGCGCCTACGGTTTGACTGGCGTATTCCAGGGGTAATGGATGTCATGAAAGTAATGGCCCCGGCTACCCTATCCTCTGGGATGTTACATATTAATGTATATACCGATTTATTTTTTGCTTCATATATAGAAAATGCGGCGGCAGCAATGCGCTATGCGAATTTTATTGTTTTAACCCCGTTAGGGATTATTTCTAATATGATTTTAGTGCCTTTGATGCCGGTGTTTTCCCATCTAGCTGATCCGGAAAATTGGCCAGAGTTAAAGCAGAGAATTCGCCAAGGGTTATTATTAACCGCCTTGAGTATGTTACCTCTGACAGCTATGTTTATTGCTTTGGCTTTTCCAATGGTTCAGGTGATCTATGAACGGGGCGCATTTAAAGCGGCTGCGTCTGGAGAGGTAGCACCAGTATTGATGGCTTATGGAGTCGGAATGTTCTTCTATTTAGGCCGGGATGTCTTGGTGCGGGTTTTTTATGCTTTGGGAGATGGAGAAACGCCGTTTCGAGTCAGTATTTTAAATATTTTTCTCAATGGGCTGTTAGATTTTTTCTTTTATAAACCTTTTTCTACCCCTGGGTTAGTGTTTGCAACGATTGGGGTTAATATGTTTTCGATGCTCATTTTTTTATGGATTTTAAACCGTCGTTTAAGAGGGTTACCCTTAAAAGAATGGGGGTTAGCTTTATTACAGTTAGCGGCTATCAGTGTGGTTTCTGGTGTAGGAAGTTGGGGCGTAAGTTGGCTGTGGAAAACGATCATCGGAGATGGGAATTTATTGTTGCAAGTATTAGAGTTAGGGTTAGCGGTAACGGTATCTTTAGGACTGTTTATTATCTTGGCTATGCAGTTAAAGTTACCCGAAGTTAAGATTTTCTTGGATAGAATTGCCCAGAAATTAGGCCGAAAAAAACTTCTTAAGTAGGTAGATAAAAGTCAAGTTATCTGTATGACTTTACACATAGTAGGGTGTGTTACCGTAGCGTAACGCACCTCAACCTCTTAAATTATTAATCGTTAAATTTATTTAATCAATACCGCGCTCTTACCCTTCTCTGGAGCGGCACTCGGTTGCCGTTGAAAAACATTTGCCAATGCCGAGATCGCTAGATGGGTGTAGTAGGTCATCTTGATATAGCCGGGATCGTCCGCGAGATCGCCACCCGTAAAATGAACGAATTTTTGATTGAGCGAGGAAATTTTAGAGAGATTCTTGACGAGGAAACGGAGAAATTTATTGCGGGAGGCCATATAGAACGAGTCCACTAGCATCAGCACTAATTCCTCGTGTTGGCGTAGTCTTTTCTCGTATTTGCTCAGGGCATTCTGTAGCGATCGCGCGTCGTATCCATGTTCTAGATACACTCTGGCGATCTCTCGGGCCGAGTCCATGGCTAGATGCACACCCGATGAATAACACGGATCGATAAACACGGCCGCGTCGCCCACTAAAGCCCATCTATCGCCGAAAATTCTTTCTGAGGAGTATCCTAGATTGCCGTATAGGTAAATATCGGAAACTCTCTCGATATTTTTACCCAAACCCTTTCGCGTTAGCGATAGCGTCCGAATGTAATGATCTAGAAACTGTTCCGGGGAGATACTGGCTTTTTTGTAATTATCTAGGGTCGTCACCACACCGATGGATATACGGTCTTTGTCGATCGGGATCAGCCAGAGCCAGCCATCATAGAACATCTGTCCAACGAACCAACCTTGTTTCAACCGCTCCTCTAGAGCTTCCGCACGATAATGGGCGAAAATCGCCATTTTTTTCAAACGATTTGGCTTGCGAAGGTTGCGTTGGCTGGCGATGACCGATCGATAGCCACTACAGTCAAACACCATCTCGGTGCGGATAGACTTACCCTCCATCGTTTGTAGATCTTTGACCTGTAACCCCGTCATTCGTTCGCCTTCCCAGATCGCCTCCCTGACGAGATGGTGTTGGAAAACTCGGACTCCGTGATCGCGAGCGTTATCTAACAAGATCCGATCAAACTCGCCGCGTTCGAC is from Gloeothece verrucosa PCC 7822 and encodes:
- a CDS encoding NAD(P)/FAD-dependent oxidoreductase codes for the protein MNYEIAIIGGGPAGASLATYLARAGKSVAIFEKSDFPRFHIGESLLPATMPILQDLGVYERMRSTFLNKPGGCWYYDDTPVMSDFAKCRETASFKDFRHAFMVERGEFDRILLDNARDHGVRVFQHHLVREAIWEGERMTGLQVKDLQTMEGKSIRTEMVFDCSGYRSVIASQRNLRKPNRLKKMAIFAHYRAEALEERLKQGWFVGQMFYDGWLWLIPIDKDRISIGVVTTLDNYKKASISPEQFLDHYIRTLSLTRKGLGKNIERVSDIYLYGNLGYSSERIFGDRWALVGDAAVFIDPCYSSGVHLAMDSAREIARVYLEHGYDARSLQNALSKYEKRLRQHEELVLMLVDSFYMASRNKFLRFLVKNLSKISSLNQKFVHFTGGDLADDPGYIKMTYYTHLAISALANVFQRQPSAAPEKGKSAVLIK
- the murJ gene encoding murein biosynthesis integral membrane protein MurJ, whose product is MGYGVANDKKTSRSLAGIAGIVAVATLISKIFGLVREQAIAAAFGIGPVVNAYAFAYVVPGFLLILLGGINGPFHSALISVLAKRDKEEAAPLVETVTTLVSGFLLLVTIILIVWADVCIDLLAPGLTADVRAMAIQQLQIMAPLALLAGLIGIGFGTLNAADQYWLPGISPLFSSLAVIVGLGILFWVLGDQINAPQYIHLGSMVLAGGTLLGAILQWLAQLWAQWQAGMGTLRLRFDWRIPGVMDVMKVMAPATLSSGMLHINVYTDLFFASYIENAAAAMRYANFIVLTPLGIISNMILVPLMPVFSHLADPENWPELKQRIRQGLLLTALSMLPLTAMFIALAFPMVQVIYERGAFKAAASGEVAPVLMAYGVGMFFYLGRDVLVRVFYALGDGETPFRVSILNIFLNGLLDFFFYKPFSTPGLVFATIGVNMFSMLIFLWILNRRLRGLPLKEWGLALLQLAAISVVSGVGSWGVSWLWKTIIGDGNLLLQVLELGLAVTVSLGLFIILAMQLKLPEVKIFLDRIAQKLGRKKLLK
- a CDS encoding DUF3598 family protein, giving the protein MNFQEENWLNLFGYCTEEGTTWHALTTVYSPELEVMRTYKFTRKFTSNADRSIIAHQNTYYLPDGTVNEKSWTIEKQSCNLSDGVCHPEGQKMRAIGFGNQTSIWVSKNIDDESNLGSEVFLKHDNWRYGLLTIYKNGNLDRFVIIKENTQNFPDTVAENTITNLEGKWHLERTKVQPNLEYFTETFSHQEIDINSSVAINTNFFLPEKVLINLPKVVPIDQAFEITVGQQTGENLYRQIKIQYDSTGQLSGLISEVYTLEN